ACATGAAAAAGATATGGTGTTAGACTGAGAGGAACCTGATATTCCGTAGATGTTCATCCCGGCATTTCCATCCTGGAAATAATACCAGGGATAATCTATGATATATGTCCTAATTCCCTGGTCATCGGTGATGATCTTGTGTACTGGACCGAAAAGACCGTCTCTGTAAACCACGTCAACGTCACCGTCACCGGCCACGTAGGTTTGCACCGAGCTTGCAGGGAGGATGATAGACAATAATACGAGTATTATTGCAATCTTTGCGTATCCTGCCTGTTTTGGCGTGATGTTGAGCTTCATATCAGTTCCCCATAGCAAGCCTTACGCCGATCAATAGTTCAACAGAATTCAGTACACCATCACCTAATAAATTGGCCATATCACCAACCAGAGGGATGTTTGCAAGGGTGCTGTCTGCAAGTAATTCCAGAATTACAGCAATGACAAAAACACCGATAAGATATTTTTCTGAATTGTCGATCTTTCCTTTTGAATCTCCCATTTATAACCCTCCAAGGATGCTTATGTCAAATGGCATCATGCAGAATGAACCTGCGATCATTACAACGTTCCAGGCAGAATGCAGGCCACAGCTTGCAAGGGGATAACCCGGTTTCTTTGAAGTTGTGGATCCACCGTCCCAGACATATTGCATTATCAGGCCGAAAACGAAGGCAGTAATAAGGAAGGAAACATCAAAATCACTCACCCACACATGGAAAAGAGAGAACGCAATAGCTGAGAATAAACGTGCCTGCCCTGGTGTGAACTTAGATCTCATCAGAGCTTTAGGGAATGCTCCCCTGAAGGTTGTCTCTTCTACCATGCCAATGACAAGAGCTTCAGCAACGATGAGAAGTCCCAAGGATTCAAAACCCGAATAACCGGATGTTCCTGATATCCCAAGTTTTGAAAAGATGAAGAGTCCAACCAGGAAGCCACCACCCCACTGTATTATACCGTCAAAGATGGTTACCTGGAAGTAAGGATTTTCAGTTCCAAGTAATGCAAAACTGAAGGCCATCATGACGAAATACAGGAGGAAAATGTAATTCACCGAATCATTTTCCCAGAGGTAATCTGCTGAGATCAAGACAAATAACTGAAGGATGACCAGAAAACCGGCTATGGTTACTCTGTCGAGATTTCGAAGTGTAAAGAAATCACGATAATATGATACAACACTCATGCCAGTCCCTCGATCATTATACCGCCTACCAGGTACACGATAACCACAAAAACAGCATTCTGCACGTAAACGGCATTCTTGTCAGTTATGCCGAATTCTGCAAGGATATCTTCAAGGGGATTCCTTGAAGTGTCCTGCTTTGATTGCTTTTTAATTGACATCTTCGGCTCCTGACCATTCAACCAGGTCAAAATTAGTAATGTCAGATATCAGAAGTTGAGCATCTGAGATAATAGGAACACGGAACCAGCCACGGACAGCCATCTGAATGATGCCTGGAATCTTTTCCTGCTCATAAGATTCCTGGACCTCGTCTATGACCTGAGAAACATCATCCGTTATTTTTTCAACTAAATCACCGATATCAGATATTGAGGAATCAGAGGATGATTCTACATCATCCTCGTCTTCATCATCGGTTGGTGATGAATATGAACCGGAACCGGAAGAAGATGAACCGGAAGACGAAGAATCTATCGACGATGGTACATATATACCAACATTATCCGGAGTGGTAATCGATGATATCGTATAACCGTCAATGTTACCAAAATAAATAATACCATCACTTGATATTATCATGTCGCCAACTGATGCTATATTGTTATAGAGATAGGATGATATCGTACCGTTTTCGTAATAATCTGTTATGCGATAATATGTACTCTCACCCTTGATAAAAGCAATATAGTGACCGTTTGTCAATTGCTCAAGAGCACGAACATATATAATCGTATTTGGACCCTCGTAACAAAGAACATTACTAACTGAATTATCAGAAGGATCTATAAAATATTTGTACCAATAATAATTTGAACTATATGGCGCACCAAATATTATCCCGGATTCATTTTTTGACATATCATAAACATATCTCTCCGGAAATGTACCTATCTGAGAATAAGAATCTTCGATAAGCGAATATACAAAAATAACTCTGTCACCGGCTACATACAAATTGGAACCAAAAATTTCCATACCATGCGCATTATCGGTAACTGTATCCAACGAAAACAATGTGACAGTGTTATTTAAATCACTTACATTGACTTGAACAATACCAGATTCACGAACGGTTTTATAAACCTTATTATTATAACAAACATAATAATAATAATCATCATCCATACAAAAATCATGAATTGGTGAAGGAGAACCAGTAATACCAACCACGTTATCAAGGCCATCTGTAGTAACACTTGATATATTATAATAGCCAGAAACATAATAAATGATAGACTCTGATCCGGGTTCAAAATACATTGAACCAACGTTGTAATCAGAAACAAAGTTCAAAGCAGAAGACACATTAACAGATAATAAAAACAACGCAATAACAACAACCAAACTATAACGTTTCATCATCAACCTCTCCTATCTTCCAGATATTGAAAAAACAAAAAAATGGAAGGGAGTAAGGGTATGACCCTCACAATGCTGAGATCTTGATGAATTTTATATCAAGATCGCCCTGGTCAGCACCTTCAAATGTTGACTTTACTGTTATGGAGGAAAGATCTTCCATCTTAACAATTCCTTCAGCACTTACGTTAAAGGATATCTCGATCTCTCTATCGTCTGTGGTTGACTGCCATGTGTATGTTTCCTCGTCGAGTTCCCCATCCACATATACAGCAGGGTTATCGGAATCTCCGGATCTGCATACAATTGGATAGTAGTCGTCTTTGTCGTCGTCAACAAGGC
The sequence above is a segment of the uncultured Methanolobus sp. genome. Coding sequences within it:
- a CDS encoding CPBP family intramembrane glutamic endopeptidase, whose protein sequence is MSVVSYYRDFFTLRNLDRVTIAGFLVILQLFVLISADYLWENDSVNYIFLLYFVMMAFSFALLGTENPYFQVTIFDGIIQWGGGFLVGLFIFSKLGISGTSGYSGFESLGLLIVAEALVIGMVEETTFRGAFPKALMRSKFTPGQARLFSAIAFSLFHVWVSDFDVSFLITAFVFGLIMQYVWDGGSTTSKKPGYPLASCGLHSAWNVVMIAGSFCMMPFDISILGGL